One window of Dermacentor andersoni chromosome 7, qqDerAnde1_hic_scaffold, whole genome shotgun sequence genomic DNA carries:
- the LOC126534850 gene encoding nephrin-like, translating into MATKCVLFPWLALLVVVYPWCLLITAGESYGLSFQAAAPPATCLHVPRREVLQGSSVSVPCAGADHDSGGQIRWYKEGKLVLPVQQGPVAMNGSSLRLTQLGSADSGCYQCLRDDGRWSSYALEVIGPMSPPEITDSDGNAVGSKLGSLVQGEALELFCSPPQEFPSARIRWQLQDQWGPSSSAAAGTTVLLSGTGSLLRVEALDRRHHGLKLRCTASRPVAGAASASVTLDVFLAPVQALLVRRGPLVAGVTAELECVAWGSRPEPTLRWTLGGRPLASAFSHWDGRNVSTATVTLRPTPADHGRRLVCAASNPKTPTVPPVQDSRRLDVHYAPEVQLETCNAAAGWACLRCRVDANPPPLRLTWTRDGEPVRDVPALSTVLRWRQRPGRLEHYACAAENPLGAASSRPVGLILLEKHGKATMSTALTAALLLLLALLLLLVAFFCILAWNRRRLWLREVRGRTRGRRSADVLHAASHSGPLASLERGDVHKPA; encoded by the exons ATGGCCACGAAGTGCGTGTTGTTCCCTTGGCTCGCGCTGCTGGTAGTAGTGTACCCGTGGTGCCTCCTCATCACTGCCGGTGAATCGTACGGGCTGTCCTTCCAAGCGGCCGCTCCGCCAGCCACTTGTCTCCACGTGCCACGCCGAGAAGTCCTTCAAGGTTCCAGCGTGTCAGTGCCTTGCGCTGGGGCAGATCACGACAGCGGCGGTCAGATCAGATGGTACAAG GAAGGCAAGCTCGTATTGCCCGTGCAACAAGGCCCCGTGGCCATGAACGGCTCCTCGCTCAGGCTGACGCAACTGGGCTCAGCTGACTCCGGTTGCTACCAATGTTTACGGGACGACGGCCGCTGGAGCTCGTACGCTCTCGAGGTTATAG GTCCGATGTCGCCGCCGGAGATCACTGACTCTGACGGAAATGCTGTCGGATCCAAGCTAGGCTCTCTCGTGCAGGGCGAGGCACTGGAGCTGTTTTGCAGCCCACCGCAGG AGTTTCCGAGTGCACGCATCCGCTGGCAGCTGCAAGACCAGTGGGGTCCCTCGTCTTCGGCCGCGGCTGGCACCACGGTGCTGCTGAGCGGCACGGGGTCGCTGCTGCGCGTCGAGGCGCTGGACCGGCGCCACCACGGACTGAAGCTGCGCTGCACCGCGAGCCGGCCCGTGGCCGGAGCTGCGTCGGCTTCTGTCACGCTGGACGTTTTCC TGGCTCCCGTTCAGGCCCTGCTCGTGCGCCGGGGTCCCCTGGTGGCCGGCGTGACCGCCGAGCTGGAGTGCGTCGCCTGGGGCTCGCGTCCCGAGCCGACACTGCGCTGGACGCTGGGCGGCCGTCCGCTGGCCTCGGCTTTCAGCCACTGGGACGGCCGGAACGTGAGCACGGCCACGGTCACGCTGAGACCGACACCGGCGGACCACGGACGCCGCCTGGTGTGCGCCGCCAGTAACCCTAAGACTCCCACCGTCCCGCCCGTGCAGGACTCACGACGACTGGACGTGCACT ACGCTCCCGAGGTGCAGCTGGAGACTTGCAATGCAGCAGCGGGCTGGGCGTGTCTTCGCTGCCGGGTGGACGCCAACCCGCCCCCGCTGCGGCTCACCTGGACACGTGACGGTGAGCCGGTGCGAGACGTGCCCGCGCTGTCCACCGTGCTTCGCTGGCGCCAGAGGCCAGGCCGACTCGAGCACTACGCCTGCGCCGCCGAGAACCCTCTCGGCGCGGCGTCTAGTCGGCCGGTGGGGCTCATTCTGCTCGAGAAACACG GCAAGGCGACAATGTCGACGGCCCTTACAGCAGCCCTGCTTCTCCTGCTCGCTCTCCTGCTGTTGCTCGTTGCTTTCTTCTGTATCCTGGCGTGGAACAGGCGCCGCCTGTGGCTCCGAGAAGTGCGAGGTCGGACCAGAGGGCGGCGAAGCGCTGACGTGCTCCACGCGGCGTCGCACAGTGGACCATTAGCGTCGCTTGAGCGCGGCGACGTGCACAAGCCGGCGTAG